A DNA window from Drosophila virilis strain 15010-1051.87 chromosome 4, Dvir_AGI_RSII-ME, whole genome shotgun sequence contains the following coding sequences:
- the Cyp6t1 gene encoding probable cytochrome P450 6t1: MITFGLLAVLLLAWLWQRWHFGHWQRLGVPHAPAAPFVGNVWRLLRGCCCFGDQFRELYECPSAKGQAYLGIHVLHNHALLLREPALIKRILVEDFGQFSSRFETTDAIGDTMGAQNLFFSKYEMWRETHKIFAPFFAAGKVRHMFGLLQQIGQQLEQHMARQLTASGTKEGTLELEVKQLSALFSTDIIASLAFGLEANCLQQPDAEFRRMCIEVNEPRPKRLLHLFTMFFFPRCSRQLRTHLYSEEYERFMRQSMNWVMEQRAASGEQRHDLIDIFLQLQRTQPPESVVHRRDFFVAQAAFLLLAGFDTSSSTITFALYELAKQPAIQQRLRQELAAALLGSGATAGQLDYETLSGLPYLRQVVDEVLRLYPPTAFLDRCCNAKAGYDLSAWSCGSALRLPPGTPVYISVLGLHRDEQYWPQPLKFDPERFSPEQRVQHQPMTYLPFGAGPRERPKPLC, encoded by the exons ATGATCACCTTCGGCTTGCTGGCggtgctgttgctggcttGGCTGTGGCAGCGCTGGCACTTTGGCCACTGGCAGCGGCTGGGCGTGCCGCATGCACCCGCCGCGCCCTTTGTGGGCAATGTGTGGCGCCTGCTGcgcggctgttgctgttttggcGACCAGTTCCGCGAGCTCTATGAGTGTCCGAGTGCCAAGGGGCAGGCATACCTGGGCATACACGTGCTGCACAATcatgcgctgctgctgcgcgagCCGGCGCTGATCAAGCGTATTCTCGTCGAGGATTTTGGCCAGTTCTCCAGTCGCTTTGAGACTACAGACGCCATTGGTGACACGATGGGCGCACAGAATTTGTTCTTCTCCAAGTACGAGATGTGGCGCGAGACGCACAAGATATTTGCGCCCTTCTTTGCCGCCGGCAAGGTGCGTCATATGTTTGGGCTGCTGCAGCAGATtggccagcagctggagcagcataTGGCCAGGCAGCTGACGGCGAGCGGCACCAAGGAGGGCACACTGGAGCTGGAGGTCAAGCAGCTGAGTGCGCTGTTCAGCACAGATATTATTGCCTCGCTGGCCTTTGGCCTGGAGGCCAATTGTCTACAGCAGCCGGACGCAGAGTTTCGGCGCATGTGCATCGAGGTGAATGAGCCGCGTCCCAAGCGTCTGTTGCATCTCTTCACCATGTTCTTCTTTCCGCGCTGCTCGCGCCAGCTGCGCACCCATCTCTACTCGGAGGAGTACGAGCGTTTCATGCGGCAATCCATGAACTGGGTGATGGAACAGCGTGCGGCCAGCGGGGAGCAGCGCCACGATCTGATTGACATAtttctgcagctgcagcgcacgCAGCCGCCGGAGAGCGTGGTGCATCGGCGTGACTTTTTCGTGGCGCAGGCAGCATTTCTGCTGCTCGCCGGCTTCGACACCTCCTCCTCGACGATTACCTTTGCGCTGTACGAGCTGGCCAAGCAGCCGGCCATACAGCAGCGCCTCAGGCAAGAGCTGGCGGCGGCGCTGCTAGGCAGCGGAGCCACGGCCGGACAGTTGGACTACGAGACGCTCAGCGGACTGCCCTATTTGCGGCAGGTGGTAGATGAGGTGTTGCGCTTGTATCCGCCCACTGCATTTCTGGATCGCTGCTGCAATGCCAAGGCTGGCTATGACTTGTCCGCCTGGAGCTGTGGTTCCGCCTTGAGGCTGCCGCCTGGCACGCCCGTCTATATTTCTGTGCTGGGACTGCATCGTGATGAGCAG TACTGGCCTCAGCCCTTGAAGTTTGATCCGGAGCGTTTCTCGCCAGAGCAACGGGTGCAGCATCAACCCATGACATATTTGCCGTTTGGCGCCGGTCCGCGCGAAAGGCCAAAGCCTTTGTGTTAA